A single window of Paenibacillus sp. FSL H8-0537 DNA harbors:
- a CDS encoding sugar transferase, which produces MSVNRPQYKSETRTLTLSLQAAAKRIIDVVCSIAGIVFLLPVFMLVALLIKISDPKGTVFFKQKRIGHKGNTFSIIKFRSMLHDAEQRLRADPVLYKKYIDNSYKLDPSEDPRVTKIGSILRKTSLDELPQLINVLKGEMSLVGPRPIVRDELKEYGEKAVPFLSVKPGVTGYWQVSGRSDVGYPERVDLELFYVYNQSVWLDLKILYRTVIIVLLRKGAY; this is translated from the coding sequence ATGAGTGTAAATCGGCCACAATACAAGTCGGAAACCCGCACGCTGACTCTCTCGCTGCAAGCCGCAGCGAAGCGGATTATTGATGTCGTTTGCTCGATTGCGGGAATTGTCTTTCTGCTTCCGGTGTTCATGCTCGTCGCGTTGCTCATTAAGATCAGCGATCCGAAAGGCACGGTATTTTTCAAGCAGAAGCGGATTGGACATAAGGGAAATACGTTCAGCATCATCAAGTTTCGTTCCATGCTGCATGATGCCGAGCAGCGGCTGCGCGCCGACCCGGTATTGTACAAAAAATATATCGACAACAGCTACAAGCTTGATCCCTCCGAAGATCCACGCGTAACCAAAATCGGCAGCATCCTGCGCAAAACGAGCCTGGACGAGCTTCCCCAGCTCATCAATGTGCTGAAGGGCGAGATGAGTCTGGTAGGACCGCGCCCGATCGTGCGTGACGAGCTGAAGGAATACGGAGAGAAGGCGGTCCCCTTCCTATCGGTCAAGCCGGGAGTAACCGGCTATTGGCAGGTAAGCGGACGCAGCGACGTTGGGTATCCTGAGCGCGTCGATCTGGAGCTTTTTTACGTCTACAACCAGTCCGTATGGCTGGATCTGAAAATATTATATCGCACAGTCATTATTGTGCTGCTGCGTAAAGGCGCTTATTGA
- a CDS encoding CpsD/CapB family tyrosine-protein kinase produces the protein MSRSKPNWPLITETNPKSPISEAYRILRTNIDFSNLEEEIRTLMVTSTKMNEGKSTTSANIAVTYAQSNKKVLLIDADMRKPTQHQLFRVSNQVGLTSVLSNQKEWEAAIQTTSVSGLSILPAGPVPPNPSEMLASKRMDQLLEKMKEHYDIIIVDTPPIMVVTDAQIVASKSDGVVLVIDSGTVKKEAAIKAKASLEHVKARILGVVLNKIKRSSSEGYLYYYQ, from the coding sequence ATGTCACGTTCGAAGCCTAATTGGCCGCTCATTACGGAAACGAACCCCAAGTCGCCGATATCGGAGGCTTACCGCATCCTTAGAACGAATATTGATTTCTCCAATTTGGAGGAAGAAATTCGCACCCTGATGGTGACCTCCACGAAGATGAATGAAGGAAAAAGCACAACCTCGGCGAACATTGCCGTCACCTATGCCCAGTCGAACAAGAAGGTGCTGCTGATTGATGCCGATATGCGCAAGCCGACGCAGCATCAGCTGTTCCGAGTATCCAATCAGGTTGGATTAACCTCGGTGCTGAGCAATCAGAAGGAATGGGAGGCCGCGATTCAGACCACCTCGGTGAGCGGGCTCAGCATTTTACCAGCAGGTCCGGTTCCGCCGAATCCTTCGGAGATGCTGGCATCCAAGCGAATGGACCAACTGCTGGAAAAAATGAAGGAGCATTACGACATTATCATTGTCGACACCCCGCCGATCATGGTCGTGACGGATGCGCAAATCGTAGCATCCAAGTCCGACGGCGTCGTCCTCGTCATCGATTCCGGCACAGTGAAGAAGGAAGCCGCGATTAAAGCGAAGGCGAGCCTGGAGCATGTGAAAGCGAGGATTTTAGGGGTAGTGCTCAATAAAATCAAGCGGAGCAGCTCGGAAGGGTATTTATATTACTATCAGTGA
- the galU gene encoding UTP--glucose-1-phosphate uridylyltransferase GalU gives MKKVTKAIIPAAGLGTRFLPATKAMPKEMLPIVDKPTIQYIVEEAIASGIEDIIIVTGKGKRAIEDHFDIAFELEHTLIEKGKLELLQAVQRSSNVTIHYIRQKEAKGLGHAVWCARKFIGNEPFAVLLGDDIVESEVPCTRQLIEQYDATGKSVIGVQTVAVDQTQRYGIVDPVGMEVEGSRLVQVNRFVEKPKPGHAPSNLAIMGRYVLTPEIFDFLELQEKGAGDEIQLTDAIQKLNESEGVFAYDFEGKRYDVGEKLGFILTTIDFALRNKELKLPLMTALEEIVEQQQASQLQALRRDSV, from the coding sequence ATGAAAAAAGTGACAAAAGCAATTATTCCTGCAGCTGGACTTGGAACGCGCTTCTTGCCTGCAACGAAAGCAATGCCGAAGGAGATGCTGCCGATTGTCGACAAGCCGACGATTCAATACATCGTCGAAGAAGCCATCGCATCCGGTATCGAAGACATTATTATCGTAACAGGCAAAGGGAAGCGGGCCATTGAGGACCATTTTGATATCGCATTTGAGCTCGAGCATACGTTGATTGAGAAAGGAAAGCTGGAGCTGCTGCAAGCGGTACAGCGTTCCTCCAATGTAACGATCCATTATATTCGTCAAAAAGAAGCAAAAGGGCTCGGCCATGCTGTATGGTGCGCCCGCAAATTTATTGGCAATGAACCATTCGCCGTTCTGCTTGGCGATGATATTGTCGAATCCGAGGTGCCTTGCACAAGGCAGCTCATTGAACAATATGATGCGACGGGCAAATCGGTCATCGGTGTTCAGACCGTAGCTGTCGATCAGACGCAGCGATATGGAATTGTCGATCCGGTAGGGATGGAAGTAGAAGGCAGCCGGCTCGTGCAGGTCAACCGTTTCGTCGAGAAGCCGAAGCCAGGACATGCCCCGTCCAATTTGGCGATTATGGGCCGTTATGTGCTGACGCCGGAAATTTTTGATTTTCTGGAGCTTCAGGAGAAGGGTGCCGGCGATGAAATTCAATTAACAGACGCGATTCAAAAGCTGAATGAAAGCGAAGGCGTTTTTGCATATGATTTTGAAGGCAAACGTTATGATGTCGGAGAAAAGCTTGGCTTTATTTTAACGACGATCGACTTCGCTCTGCGCAATAAGGAGCTTAAGCTTCCGCTGATGACGGCGCTTGAGGAAATTGTCGAGCAGCAGCAGGCCAGCCAGCTCCAAGCACTGAGGAGGGATAGCGTATGA